TTTCTTGCTCGAGCAAACACTGGCCAAACAAATTTTCTGCGCGGTATCTTTGCCGACTCTCCGGCGCAAACTTCTTCTGCAGTTCTAGTGCCTGGCGAGCCAGTGGCTCGGCTTCCGCGACTTTTCCTTCGCCGAGCAACATCTGCGCTAATTGCTCTTTGATTTCCGCTACTAGCGGCTGCTCTTCGCCGATGGCCGCAGTAACTTTTGCAAGTATTTCGCGCTCCACAATTTCCGCTGTAGCCGTTTGCCCCTGCTCGCGCAAAAAGTTGGAAAAATGCTCCACTGTGTTTGACAGGTCAAAGTACTCGTCTCCCGGCGAAAGCGGGGAATTCAATAGATGCTGCTGTTGAAACGATAATGCCTGTCGATAGTTCTCTTCTGCGTCCGCAAACTGGTGATTGGCACTTTGAATGCCGGCGAGAATCACGCGGGCCTTAGCGCTGTCCAGCGTTTCGTTGCCGAATCGCTTTTGCAGCCTGGCGATTGCTTCTTGGATGATCTTCTCGGCTTCGGCCAGTTTGTCTTCGTCCAACAGCACGCTGGCCAGCGGAATCAAACTCTTCGGCATGAACCGGTCTTGATCTCCGCCAAGTTTCTTTTGCACTTCGATTTCCTGACGAGCCACCTCTTCCGCCTCTGCCAAGCGCCCCTGCGATTGCAGAACATTCGTCAGGCCAATATTCATGTAGGAGACGTTGTATTGCCCCCCTGCGACGTCCCTGTATTTATCAAGTAGCAGGCGACAACTGGCTTCCGCTTCCGCCAGCTTCCCTTCGTCGGCAAGCACTTCGGCCAAGGTAAGGGTATATCGAGAGATATGCAGGGGGCTGTGGTCGCTGCTGTGTTTTTGCTCCCAGGCTAGGCTTTGGCGCGCCGCCGATTCGGCCTCTGCGAATTTACCCTGCTGCCGCAGAGCGATTGCCATCGTATTGCAGACAACTGGTACATAGGTCTCTACGCCTTTTAGCCTAGAATCATCCGCGAGCAATTGATGAAACGTGGTCTCCGCTTCCGCCATTTTCCCCTCGGCGATCAACACTTCGATCAGCCCCGTTTGATACCGTAGATAATAGCTGTTTTCCGTGGGGAACTCTTTGGCGACGGCCTCGATGGCACGGCGGTAAGCGGCCTCCGCTTCATCGAACTTGCGCTGCTTCCAGAGAACTTCGGCAAATTGGTAATTCAGCTCCGGGAAAATCCGATCCTCAGGTCCACCTCGCACGAATTGGGTAAGGCACTGGCGAAATGCATCCTCGGCTTCAGTTTCTTTGCCTTGACCGTGCAACGTCCGGCCTAGTACGTACAACAAATGCGTGCTGAGGTGACCATACACTTTCTTTTGAACTTCGGCGGCATGGCGCAACAGCGGTTCCGCTTCATCATATTTCTTTTGTAGCTCAAGCATCCACGCGACGTAACTCCGCAAATTTGTCACTTCCCAACTACCATCAGGCAAGTGTTTTTGATAAATGGCTAGCGATTCGCGCATGAGCGGTTCGGCCTTGTCGTACTGCCATAGTTGGTGATATGAGTCCCCCAAATCGAGCAGCGATTTCGCCACCTCCAGACTATCATCACCGACCAGTTTGCGGTTCATGTCCAAGGCAGTGCGATATAAATCCTGCGCCTCGCTCATTCTGCCCTGATTCGTGAGATCATCCGCCAAATGGCTGAGCGTTACCGCGATTGTCGGATCCTCATTTCCCAGCAATTTCTTTTGGATCGCCAATGCCTGTTTGTGTAGCGCTTCCGCCTCGGCATACTTTTTGTCCCAAAATAGAGAGAGACCTACATCGACTAGCGACTTGGCAACATCAACGTGCTCTGGCCCATACAGCTTCTGGCGCAATTCCAGCGCACGGCGGAACATGGCGGCGCCTTTTCTTTTTTCTCCAAGGTCCGAATAAACATTTCCCAGGGTAGTTAGCAGGTCCGCTTCGACAGCGGGCTGGTCGGCCAGCTCTTTGTCGAGCTGTTGGCTGGTCGAATCCACAATGTCGCGCAGCAACTTCGTGTCGCGCCCCATGGCAACC
This region of Pirellulales bacterium genomic DNA includes:
- a CDS encoding tetratricopeptide repeat protein — encoded protein: MSNPSPLESIYFAALAKPAEERAAFLDQMCGRDPQLRQKVERMLAAQLDIGSFLERPAVGEAVTGLHEPEIEHVGKVIGPYKLLQQIGEGGMGAVYMAEQTEPVVRKVALKIIKSGMDTRQVIARFEAERQALALMDHPNIAKILDAGTYLGRPYFVMELVKGVPIVQYCDEHRLTPTQRLELFVTVCHAVQHAHQKGIIHRDLKPTNILVADYDDRPVAKVIDFGVAKAIGQELTEKTMFTQFGQMVGTLEYMSPEQAKLNQLDIDTRSDIYSLGVLLYELLTGTTPFGHGRLQSAAFDEMLRIIREEEPEKPSTRLSTTKELPSIAASRQLDPKKLTGLMKGELDWVVMKSLEKDRGRRYETANAFVQDIERYLHDEPVAARATSSVYRIRKTIRRNRLAFTAAAAVLVAVIAGGVISTWQAIRATRSEHEQTRLLVEAEKARAAEEELRQRAETGEKQARTEATKSQQVAKFMQEMLNGVAPWVAMGRDTKLLRDIVDSTSQQLDKELADQPAVEADLLTTLGNVYSDLGEKRKGAAMFRRALELRQKLYGPEHVDVAKSLVDVGLSLFWDKKYAEAEALHKQALAIQKKLLGNEDPTIAVTLSHLADDLTNQGRMSEAQDLYRTALDMNRKLVGDDSLEVAKSLLDLGDSYHQLWQYDKAEPLMRESLAIYQKHLPDGSWEVTNLRSYVAWMLELQKKYDEAEPLLRHAAEVQKKVYGHLSTHLLYVLGRTLHGQGKETEAEDAFRQCLTQFVRGGPEDRIFPELNYQFAEVLWKQRKFDEAEAAYRRAIEAVAKEFPTENSYYLRYQTGLIEVLIAEGKMAEAETTFHQLLADDSRLKGVETYVPVVCNTMAIALRQQGKFAEAESAARQSLAWEQKHSSDHSPLHISRYTLTLAEVLADEGKLAEAEASCRLLLDKYRDVAGGQYNVSYMNIGLTNVLQSQGRLAEAEEVARQEIEVQKKLGGDQDRFMPKSLIPLASVLLDEDKLAEAEKIIQEAIARLQKRFGNETLDSAKARVILAGIQSANHQFADAEENYRQALSFQQQHLLNSPLSPGDEYFDLSNTVEHFSNFLREQGQTATAEIVEREILAKVTAAIGEEQPLVAEIKEQLAQMLLGEGKVAEAEPLARQALELQKKFAPESRQRYRAENLFGQCLLEQEKYTDAEPPLQSGYEGMEKLTHGFPAAHGKEIKQALRSLTKLSKATGQSDKAAQWQQKLTDLEKSDSPTKDVLQTSSNQ